AATAAATAATAAAAACACGATTGAAGATTTCAATTTACCATTTTCGTACATATATAAAATAGATGAATCTAATGACATGATTGTGTATGAGTTTTTATCTCCAGATAGTCCTTATGCAGCAAGGTATTTCGTTGTAAACGACTCAAACGACATGTTGTTGATAACTTACTTTAAAAACGAAAACAACTCAGAGACGGTAATGTACACTATCGCAAAAAACTAAAATATTAGACTCGTCAATAAAACACAATCTAAACGTAGATAAACTTTTTATCTGGTCTGTGGAAATCGACACTAAGCGGGTGAAAAAATTATATTAGGAATTACCAATCTGAACGAAAAAAAATCGAAATAAAAGGCAGCCGAAACGAAAAGTTTTTAGTTTCCGTTTTACGCCAAGCCCAACATTTGTAGGGCAGTTAAAAAAGAAACCATTGAACATTAACTGGAACATATCACAAACAGACATTGAAAAAGTAAAAAAGGTAATAATAGACAATGAAAATGCTCTTTTACGAGCTAGACGTTTAAGAAATGTTGAAAAGCGAAATATTGTTATTGAAAAGGACATTGTTATTAAAACGATGCTGATGTGTCTTCTCACTTCACAACAACGTTCGGGACCAAATTCAAAGGTTGGACAATTTCTTAAACTTGACCCACTTCCTATTACAAGTGAAATATTGGAAGTCACTAGAAATATAGAAAAATTTTTAAAGGATACGTTGGTTCAAAATAGTCTTACAAGATATGTGAATAGGATTAGTTTCTTTTTTGCTTCAAACTACAAGAAGATTGTAGAAAGTAATTGGGCAATAGTCGGTGATCTTGAAATTCTAAAAATCTCTGACTCAAAAATCAGCGAGAGAAAGGTTGCAGACAATTTTGCCAAATATTTTGACGGATTTGGACCGAAACAGTCAAGGAACTTTCTTCAAGCACTAGGGTTGACAAAATATGAAATCCCCATCGACTCAAGAATTACCACTTGGTTAAATGATTTTGGTTTTCCAATAATGTTAACTTCTTCACCACTTGGAAACAATGGTTATTATCATTTTGTTTCGGACGGAATTCAAAAACTTTGTGAGAAAGCTGAAATTTATCCATGTCTTTTGGACGCAGCAATCTTTTCTAGTTTTGACAATAATGAATGGACAGAAGAAAACATAATATTTTAATTAAAAAAAAAATCCAACGGAACCATGAGAAAATTTGGTTTTACCAACCCGTAGGACCAACCCAGAAAAACCAAAAGAGCTAAAATTTCCCCTTCCCGCTAAAAGGAAAATTCAATACTAATATCTACTTTTGACAAAATCGTCTAAACGAATATTTCACAATGGATTCATTTGGAGAATACCTAAGGGAGCAGAGAGAAAACATAGGATTGCCACTGAGAAAAGTCGCTGCTGAACTGGACATAGACACCTCGATTCTAAGCAAGATTGAACGTAACGAAAGAGAAGCAACAAAGGAGATGTTACCCATATTCTCGAAAGTCCTCATAAGGGACTTGAAAGAAGTAGAAGTGAAATTCATAGTTCATTCCATCATGTCACAATTCTCTGAATTGAAGTTTATAAAAGATGGTTTGAATGAAACACTGAAAAGTCTATGAGCACTAAGTTTTTCACCAATGAAGACAAGAACACACTTCTAAACAAATTAGAAGGTGTATTCAAGCATAAGAATATCCACTTCTTTGATGCACTTGTTGGTTATTTCCGTGCTTCGGGTTATTTCCAAATCAAAGATTTTGTTGAGAAAGCGACTGAAATCAGAATTCTTGTGGGAATTAACATTGATCATCTTGTTTTTGAAGCTAATCAACAGGGATTACTATTTGATGCCAATGCGGAAAAAGCACAAGAAGAATTTTTCAATGAAGTAAAAAAGAACATTCAAGAAGCCGAGTATGATAGAAAAGTTGAAGAAGGAATGCTTCAACTAATAAGAGATATTGTTTCCGGAAAAGTCAAAATCAAGGTACATCCGAAACAAAATATTCATGCTAAGATTTACATTTTTAGGGAGAAGACTAAACATGACCATGGTTATGGTTCTGTAATTACAGGATCAAGTAACTTGACTGACGCAGGGTTAGGTAAGAATTTTGAATTCAATGTAGAGCTAAGAGACAATTCGGACATTGAATTTGCTGCCCAGACATTCGAAAAGTTATGGGAAGAATCTGTGCCTATCGACACTGACTACATCGAGAAACTTCAAAAAGATACTTACCTAAATGAAGATTATAAACCTTACGAGATTTACCTCAAATTCTTAATTGAATATTTTGGAAAGAGTATTGAATTTGACCCCAATTCAATATCAGATTTACCGAGAGGATTTAAACGCCTTTCATATCAGGTGGATGCAGTAAATGACGGTTATGCCAAGATGGTAAAGCACAATGGCTTTTTCTTGGCGGATGTGGTTGGTTTGGGTAAGACAATCGTTGCCACGCTCATTGCTAAAAAATACTTCTACTCAAACGGATTTCCTGAACACCGCTCTAGAACATTAATCATTGTACCACCTGCACTGAAAGAAAACTGGTCCGAAACCATAGACAAGTTCAATCTGGACAATGTTAAAATCATTACCAATGGAAGTTTGCACAAACTCACAAGTTTAGAACGCTATGACCTTATCATAGTAGATGAAGCTCACAAGTTTCGTTCAGATACAGCCACTATGTACAATGAACTGCAAAAGATTTGCAAAACAACTACAAAGAGAGTTTTACCAGACGGCACAAGAGTTCCAAAGAGAGTGATTCTAATTTCTGCAACTCCACTAAATAACAAGCCAGAGGATATTGCAAATCTTGTCTATCTATTTCAGGATAGCAAAAATTCAAGTCTTGAGGTTGGGAATCTTCAACACTTTTTTAGAAACCAAATTGATGCTTATAAAAAGCTCAAGAATGAACCAGATGTTGAAGTAGTCAAAACTGGAGTAAAGCGTATTTACGAAAGAATTCGGACTAAAATCATTGAACCATTAACTGTACGTAGAACACGAACAGATTTGATGGCACATGAATTATATTCAGAAGACTTGAAAAAGCAGGGTATAAATTTCCCTGCTGTACGACAACCGGAGAAAATCCTTTATGAGCTTGAGCCTCATCTGGAAGACTTGTACGACAGAACAATTTTTGTTTTAAGCCATAAAACTCAAGGCCTAAAATATTTCCGTTATCAGGCAATCAGATTTTTAAAACCTCATAAAAAAGAGAAGTACAAACAAGCAGACATGATTTCTGAGCAATTGGCCAAAATCATGAAAACCATGTTAGTCAAGCGAATTGACAGTAGTTTCTATGCTTTCAAACAGTCATTGTTTCGTTTCTTCAGAGCTACAGAGGCAATGATTACCATGTTTGAAAATGGCAAAATATACATCGCCCCTAATCTTCCTGTTTCAGATATGATCAATGAAGGGCAAGAAGAGGAATTACTTGAACTTATCATTGAAAAATCAATTGAAGATCCAACAATCGACATTTGTGAACCTGATGATTTTGAATACGACTTTCTGCCTGGGTTAAAGCATGATTACGAGTTGCTTAAACAACTCAACAAAGAATGGCAAGGCGTTAAAGACGATCCCAAATTGGACGTCTTCGTTGATTACTTGAAGAACAGGCTTCTTGAAAAAAAGATAAACCCAGAATCCAAATTAGTGGTTTTTTCTGAAAGCAAGGAAACTACGCACTACTTGATGGAAGAGCTTCCAAAGCATATTCCAGAGCGTATTATTTCTGTGGATAGCAAAACCAGAAAAGACAGAATGCCTAGCATCAGAAAAAACTTTGATGCCAATCTTCCGAAAAAGGAGCAAGAAAACAAGTTTGACATTATTCTGACCACTGAAGTACTTGCAGAAGGTGTCAATCTGCACAGATCGAATGTTATTGTCAATTACGATACCCCTTGGAACTCAACTCGACTAATGCAGCGAATTGGACGGGTAAACAGAATTGGTTCGACTGCTAAACAAGTGTATGTTTTCAATTTTTACCCAACGGCTAAAGTCAACAACGACATCGAGTTGGAAAAAAAGGCAATAATGAAACTACAAGCTTTCCACGCTGCGCTCGGAGAAGACAGTCAGATTTATTCGCCTGATGAAGAAACTGAAACATTTGGTCTTTTTGACCAAACCATAGAAGAGGAAAAGGATGAAAAGTTGGTATATCTAATGATGATTCGAGATATCAAAGAGGAAACTCCCGGCTTGTTCAAGAAAATCAAGAATATGCCACTTCGGGCAAGAGTGGGAAGGACGGATAGCGAATTGGATAAATCAACTATTTGCTACATCAAAGACCAAAAGCGTGACGCGTTTGTCAAAGTGGATAAAAAAGGAGAAACTGAAGAATTAACTTTTTTGGAAACTGTGAAAATATTTGAAGCTGAACCAGTAGAAAAGGGAATCAAAATTCACGACCAGCATCATGAACAAGTGCAAACAGGCATTTCACTTTTCACTGATTTGATTGAAGCTGAAAAAGCTCGTGACAAGAAAGTTGATGTTACTCAAGGCCCAAATGAAAAACGAGCAATATCGTATTTAGACGCCATGCTTGACTTGCCTTTCACCAATGAACAAGAAAGAGGCTTGATCATAAAAGCCAAAGAAGCCATTCGTCAAGGTCGCTTTCAAAGATTACAACGAGATATCAATAAACTGAAACGAGCGGTTAATAAGTCACCTTTAAAACCAGCAATTATTCTTGAGAAGATTATTGAAATACTAAAAAGCTATCCATTACAGACGATACAAGATGAGGATGGAGACGTGAAACCAAAATTGAAAAAATCATTGAATCCTGAAATCATCATTTCAGAAAGCTTTGTGAAATAAAATGAGAGAAAAGGACTTAAAACGGATACTTCAACAACCATACAGTTTCGATAACTGGAAAGAGTTGTTACCTATGTTTTTTAAAAAGGTGCAATACTTCTCTCAGGCTCAAACTTTATTTGATGAGCACGAAAAAGTAGTTCAAGGGAAGCAGATAGGACGAATCACTTTAGATGATGATAAGTCTTTAGCCATTTTTGATGTGGAAGTAACCAACAATGTGGTAATTGCCCGAAACCGAAAGGAGCTACGGGACATTGCCATCAAACACATTGATCAGGACATTACACATGGTGCAATTGTCTTTTTCCACAATCCTACCCAAAAGGATTACCGTTTCTCTTTTATCGCCAAATGGTCAGCCTTGGATATGGAAACCGGGGAATTCAAAAAAGGTGAAACCAAACCCAAGCGTTACACTTATCTGCTAGGCTCAAATGAAGCTTGTACCACAGCAGCAAAAAGACTCCTGACTTTAATCCCAAAGAAAGAAGCAGGCAAAGCCACTATAAAAGAGTTGCAGCAAGTATTCTCTGTGGAGGCTCTGAATCGCGAGTTTTTCAAGTCCTATAGAATCCATTATGAAAAATTCTGGAAATATCTGGCTGAATCAAAATGGCGTGACCAGCTGATAGATACAGAAAAAGAAGAGATTGAAAAGCAAGAAAAAGCCATTCGAGATTTCGTAAAGAAATTACTTGGAAGAATTGTATTCCTGCACTTTCTTCAAAAGAAAGGTTGGATGGGTTGTTCGTCTCAATCGAACGAATGGTTGGATGGCGAGAAACGTTTCATGCAGTTGCTCTTTGAAGAATTTAACCAGAAAGATCGTTTTCATAGCCAATGCCTTACAAAACTCTTTTTCGAAACTCTGAATACCAAACGCCCGAATGGCAAATTTCACATTGATGGACTAGTTGGAAAATTGAACGGCTCACATGTCCCCTATTTAAATGGTGGGTTGTTCGAACCTGAAAAAAATAAAGCAACCCTCAAAGTTGATTTTCCTATTCAATATTTTGAAGAGCTGCTGGAATTCTTTGAACAGTACAATTTCACCATTGACGAAAACAGCCCCGATGACCACGAAGTAGGTATTGACCCGGAAATGCTCGGACACATCTTTGAAAACCTGCTGGAAGAAAACCGTGAAAAAGGTGCATTCTATACGCCAAAAGAAATTGTACAATACATGTGTCAGGAAAGTCTGATCCAATACCTGTATAATCATTTTGGGAAACGGCAAGACATTGACGAGTTCATTCGACAACATTCGGTTTCACCATTCCTGGCAGAACGTGACAATGCTACAAAAGCCAATCAGCTATTGGACAACATCAAAGTCTGCGACCCTGCGATTGGTTCAGGCGCTTTTCCCATTGGTATGATGCAGGAAATCTATGATGCCAAACGCTTTATTTACCCTTACCTCAAAACAAATCAGCCTTTCAACCCGGCAGCCACCAAAAAGAACATTATTCAAAATTCCATTTATGGCGTGGATATTGAAAAAGGTGCTGTAGACATTGCCCAACTCCGTTTTTGGCTGGCATTGGTAGTGGAAGAAGTAAACCCTCATCCCCTTCCGAATTTGGACTACAAGATCATGCAGGGTAACAGTCTGCTTGAACAATATGAAGGCATTGACCTAAGCAAAACCGCTTTGATGGAAGCGCCAACAGCCAAGAATATTACTTTGTTTGAAGAGCCCGAAACCGAATACGGCTTTAGTGAAGAAAAGCGAGAGAGTATCAAGCAACTAGTGAAAGACTACTTTAAAGAAGAAGAAAAAGAAGAAAAAGCCCGCATCCATAAAGCCATTGATCGCATTGTGCTGGACCATATAGATAAATCTCTAGAAGGATTTGAAAACCAACTGCTTATTGAAATAGCCACATTCAAAAAGAGATATAATAGCAAAACAGAACAGCTATCTGATAGTCAGAAAACTCAATACGACAAAAAAAGCAAAGAACTTAAAGAAATTGCCAAACGCCAGCAGCAACTAGAAAACAAAGGCAAAGCCCGTCAAAATCTGCTCAAATTTGAAGAAACAGACGAACGCCCATATTTCCTGTGGCATCTCTACTTTATGAATGTGTTTGAGCAAGGCGGTTTTGATGTAATGATTGGCAATCCGCCTTATATCCAGATTCAAAAGATGGATGATGCCAACTTATATGAGGAAGTTGGTTTCGATACTTTTAGTAGGCGTGGTGATATATATTGTTT
Above is a window of Maribacter algicola DNA encoding:
- a CDS encoding helix-turn-helix domain-containing protein, producing MDSFGEYLREQRENIGLPLRKVAAELDIDTSILSKIERNEREATKEMLPIFSKVLIRDLKEVEVKFIVHSIMSQFSELKFIKDGLNETLKSL
- a CDS encoding helicase-related protein gives rise to the protein MSTKFFTNEDKNTLLNKLEGVFKHKNIHFFDALVGYFRASGYFQIKDFVEKATEIRILVGINIDHLVFEANQQGLLFDANAEKAQEEFFNEVKKNIQEAEYDRKVEEGMLQLIRDIVSGKVKIKVHPKQNIHAKIYIFREKTKHDHGYGSVITGSSNLTDAGLGKNFEFNVELRDNSDIEFAAQTFEKLWEESVPIDTDYIEKLQKDTYLNEDYKPYEIYLKFLIEYFGKSIEFDPNSISDLPRGFKRLSYQVDAVNDGYAKMVKHNGFFLADVVGLGKTIVATLIAKKYFYSNGFPEHRSRTLIIVPPALKENWSETIDKFNLDNVKIITNGSLHKLTSLERYDLIIVDEAHKFRSDTATMYNELQKICKTTTKRVLPDGTRVPKRVILISATPLNNKPEDIANLVYLFQDSKNSSLEVGNLQHFFRNQIDAYKKLKNEPDVEVVKTGVKRIYERIRTKIIEPLTVRRTRTDLMAHELYSEDLKKQGINFPAVRQPEKILYELEPHLEDLYDRTIFVLSHKTQGLKYFRYQAIRFLKPHKKEKYKQADMISEQLAKIMKTMLVKRIDSSFYAFKQSLFRFFRATEAMITMFENGKIYIAPNLPVSDMINEGQEEELLELIIEKSIEDPTIDICEPDDFEYDFLPGLKHDYELLKQLNKEWQGVKDDPKLDVFVDYLKNRLLEKKINPESKLVVFSESKETTHYLMEELPKHIPERIISVDSKTRKDRMPSIRKNFDANLPKKEQENKFDIILTTEVLAEGVNLHRSNVIVNYDTPWNSTRLMQRIGRVNRIGSTAKQVYVFNFYPTAKVNNDIELEKKAIMKLQAFHAALGEDSQIYSPDEETETFGLFDQTIEEEKDEKLVYLMMIRDIKEETPGLFKKIKNMPLRARVGRTDSELDKSTICYIKDQKRDAFVKVDKKGETEELTFLETVKIFEAEPVEKGIKIHDQHHEQVQTGISLFTDLIEAEKARDKKVDVTQGPNEKRAISYLDAMLDLPFTNEQERGLIIKAKEAIRQGRFQRLQRDINKLKRAVNKSPLKPAIILEKIIEILKSYPLQTIQDEDGDVKPKLKKSLNPEIIISESFVK
- a CDS encoding Eco57I restriction-modification methylase domain-containing protein codes for the protein MREKDLKRILQQPYSFDNWKELLPMFFKKVQYFSQAQTLFDEHEKVVQGKQIGRITLDDDKSLAIFDVEVTNNVVIARNRKELRDIAIKHIDQDITHGAIVFFHNPTQKDYRFSFIAKWSALDMETGEFKKGETKPKRYTYLLGSNEACTTAAKRLLTLIPKKEAGKATIKELQQVFSVEALNREFFKSYRIHYEKFWKYLAESKWRDQLIDTEKEEIEKQEKAIRDFVKKLLGRIVFLHFLQKKGWMGCSSQSNEWLDGEKRFMQLLFEEFNQKDRFHSQCLTKLFFETLNTKRPNGKFHIDGLVGKLNGSHVPYLNGGLFEPEKNKATLKVDFPIQYFEELLEFFEQYNFTIDENSPDDHEVGIDPEMLGHIFENLLEENREKGAFYTPKEIVQYMCQESLIQYLYNHFGKRQDIDEFIRQHSVSPFLAERDNATKANQLLDNIKVCDPAIGSGAFPIGMMQEIYDAKRFIYPYLKTNQPFNPAATKKNIIQNSIYGVDIEKGAVDIAQLRFWLALVVEEVNPHPLPNLDYKIMQGNSLLEQYEGIDLSKTALMEAPTAKNITLFEEPETEYGFSEEKRESIKQLVKDYFKEEEKEEKARIHKAIDRIVLDHIDKSLEGFENQLLIEIATFKKRYNSKTEQLSDSQKTQYDKKSKELKEIAKRQQQLENKGKARQNLLKFEETDERPYFLWHLYFMNVFEQGGFDVMIGNPPYIQIQKMDDANLYEEVGFDTFSRRGDIYCLFYEKGFDLLNDDGTLTYITSNKWMRGGYGKSLRKFFSETNTLKILDLGPGIFHSATVDTNIYVGKNNGFENNVKGIAVGNRFELAQLDNDDLLPLDDVGEDAWVVLSPADLKIRNFLVEKGLALRDWKVKINFGIKTGFNEAFIIDEIKKDELFSEHSSSKDIVMPLLQGRDIVKFVTEWQNRWIILASYGSNEFLEEKYPAVFYHLFSYKSKLEKRGQCTNKGGQGQHHWLELDNNPSVNYLNQFKEEKIIWKRVGSIMRFAYSDEEIYCLDSTCIATGEKIKYLTAVLNSKTGLYQLFKTSPQTGTGDQIISVQALEPMLVPYPDDNTESTFNKLVDYILFIRKEKEPVFESKSNEDLSFRFEEIIDMMVYEIYFTEEMKAKELDVLQFINENTFPNISEMSPEEKKATIQKVYYELQQKDNPIRNRILVSESRSEIIRRINEVTGS